ACTTTTTCTAGTATTGACTGTTTTAAATTTATCATGAGTAGAATAATTGGTTTAACTGGAGGAATAGCTACGGGCAAAACTACCGTATCTCGTTACCTAGCTCAAAAATATCACCTACCTATTCTCGATGCTGATTTATATGCTCGTGAAGCAGTAGCGATGGATTCACCAATTCTCCAAGCTATCTATCAACGTTATGGGGATGCTGTTAAACTTCCTGATGGTAATCTCAATCGACAAGCTTTAGGAAAAATTATCTTTACACAACCCCAAGAGAAAGACTGGTTAGAAAGTCAAATACACCCCTATGTTAGAGCTAAATTTATCTCTGAAGTAGCCACTTTAACTAATCCTATTATTGTTTTAGTAATTCCTTTATTATTTGAAGCTAACATGACTGATTTAGTTAACGAGATTTGGGTAGTTACTTGTGAGGAAAGTAGCCAAATTGAACGTATTCAAACTAGAGATGGTTTAAGTAAGTCTGAAGCGATCGCCCGTATTAATAATCAATTACCCTTAGAAACAAAAATAGCAGCAGCTGATTTAATCTTAAACAATACAGACAATCTTGATA
The Gloeocapsa sp. DLM2.Bin57 DNA segment above includes these coding regions:
- a CDS encoding dephospho-CoA kinase is translated as MSRIIGLTGGIATGKTTVSRYLAQKYHLPILDADLYAREAVAMDSPILQAIYQRYGDAVKLPDGNLNRQALGKIIFTQPQEKDWLESQIHPYVRAKFISEVATLTNPIIVLVIPLLFEANMTDLVNEIWVVTCEESSQIERIQTRDGLSKSEAIARINNQLPLETKIAAADLILNNTDNLDNLYKQIDAVISVN